In Candidatus Neomarinimicrobiota bacterium, the DNA window TACGGATCCGGGGAATATGGGCACTCTCCTGCGCACCGCCGACTGGTTTGCGATCCCTACTGTCTGGGTCAGTCAGGCCAGTGCCGATGTTTTCAATCCTAAAGTGCTCCGTGGCGGCATGGGAGCCCATTTCCATATCCCCAATCTCTGGCAAGGCGACCTTGCCGTTCCGGCACAGCAGATTTCAGCCGAAGGTATTATTCTCCTGGGTGCAACTATGGACGGCCGACCCTTGGACCAGATCGCTGCGCCAGGGCAGGCATGGGCGCTGGTTGTTGGCAGCGAGGCCCATGGCCTCAGTCCCTTCTGGCGGGGGTGTCTGGACGAGGCGGTCACTATCCCTGGTGCCGGGCGGGCAGAAAGTCTCAACGCCTCGGTAGCAACAGGCATTATCCTTCATTATCTTTCACACCAGCAACGATAACCTTAAGGCGCTTTATGGCAAACATCTCTCAAAGACAACGTCTCACTTCCCTCGATGCCTTTAGAGGACTGACCATCGCTGCCATGATCCTGGTGAACAATCCCGGTGACTGGTCGCACGTCTATCGGCCCCTGCTCCATGCTAAGTGGAATGGCTGGACCCCCACCGATTGGATTTTCCCCTTCTTCCTGTTCATCATGGGGGTGGCCATGGCCCTGTCGCTCCGGGTACGTATTGAAACCGTTGCGAACAAGGCCGCGGTCTGGTTGAAGGTTTTCAAACGAACACTGCTCCTATTCGGCCTGGGGCTGGTCCTCTCCGCCTTCCGGGACTATTCGGTGTCCCTGGCTCGCCTCCTCGTCATTATCGCCGTCCTGATCGTCTTGGGCAGCTTCGTGCTCCTGTACCTGCGGCTTCGAATTGCAGATCCCGGAGAACGTGAGGC includes these proteins:
- a CDS encoding TrmH family RNA methyltransferase, with the protein product TDPGNMGTLLRTADWFAIPTVWVSQASADVFNPKVLRGGMGAHFHIPNLWQGDLAVPAQQISAEGIILLGATMDGRPLDQIAAPGQAWALVVGSEAHGLSPFWRGCLDEAVTIPGAGRAESLNASVATGIILHYLSHQQR